Genomic DNA from Stigmatella erecta:
CTGCTGCGCCGGGGGTCCCGCTCCACCTGAAAAAAAGCAGGGCCTTAAACCCTCCAGGGGGCTGGTCCGTTCCAGGGAAGACCGCGCGCGCTACCGCTCTTCCCTGTTGCCCCCTGGAGTCCTCCCATGTCCCTGAAGTTCCTGGTCCGGCCCTTCCTGGCCGCCGCGCTCGCCACCTCCGTGTTCTCCGCCCCCCAGGCCCTGGCCGAGGAGGCTCCTGCCGCCGCGCAGAAGGCCGCCCCGCCGCAGATCGAGGTGGTCTTCGTGCTGGACACGACGGGCTCGATGGGCAGCCTGCTGGAGGGGGCCAAGCAGAAGATCTTCTCCATCGCCTCGCGCATCGCCACCGGAAAGCCCACGCCGCGCCTGAAGGTGGGGCTGGTGGCGTACCGGGACGTGGGCGATGAGTACGTGACGAAGCGCTTCGATTTGAGCGAGGACCTGGACACGGTCTTCACCCACCTGCGCCAGCTGCGCGCCGACGGGGGCGGGGACTCGCCGGAGCACGTGGGGCGGGGGCTGGGGGAGGCGGTGTCGAAGATGTCCTGGAGCAGCGGCCGGGAGACGATGAAGGTCATCTTCCTGGTGGGGGATGCGCCCCCGGCGAGCCGCGAGCAGGCGTGGAACTTCCAGCAGTGGTCCAAGGCCGCGAAGGAGCGGCGCATCGTGGTGAACACGGTGCGTTGTGGCAGCGACGGCGAGACGGAGAAGGCCTGGAAGGCCGTGGCGAAGCTGACGGATGGGACGTTCGACTCGATCGACTCCTCCGGAGGCATGTTGGCGGTGGCCACGCCCTATGACGCGGAGCTGGCGGAGGTGAACGGGCAGATCGCCGGGAAGACGCTCTACACGGGCACGGCGGCGGTGCAGGCCGAGAACCGGGGCCGCGCGGAGCAGATGGCGGCCCTGCCGGCGGAGTCCGCCGCCGAGCGCATCAGCTACATGAAGAAGGCGCGGGCCAAGGGCACCCTCGGGGCCGGGGCGGTGAGCAGCGCGCCCACGGCGGTGGGCGGGGCGGTGGACCTGGTCGAGAAGCCGGAGATGCTGACGGGCGTGAAGGATGCCGAGCTGCCCGCGCCGCTCCAGGGCCTGAGCAAGCAGGAGCAGGCGGCGAAGGTGAAGACGCTCGTGGCGGAGCGCAAGGCGCTGGAAGAGCGGGCGGCGAAGCTCGCGGCGGAGCGCGACACGTGGCGCCAGAAGAACGTGACGGAGACGTCGGCCAGCTTCGACGACAACGTGATGAAGAGCGTGCGAAAGCAGGCGGCCGGCTACGGCGTGGCGTACTGAGCCCCCGGCGGGCTCAGGGTTCGAACTGCACCACGGTGGTGCTCCACTTCACGGTCCCCTCCGAGCAGGCCCGGTCGGCGTCGAACTCCGTGGGGGCGTAGAGTTCGAACTTGCCCAGAGCGGCTCCGGGGACGTCATCGCCCGCGTACGAGTTCTCCCCCCAGGCCTGGCCAGACGGCCCTTGCCCACTGGCGAAGACAATCGAGCGGGTGAGGTCCACCGGGCCGACGGCGAAGTCGTCACTCTCGGTGGAAGGGCTCATCGTCACCAGGGAGTGCTGGGTCTGCGCGGAGGCGCCGAACTCGACGCGCTCCCAGGAGATGGCATCCACGGAGGCGGTGGTGCAGGCGGGGTTGCCCGCGCCGCGCGAGAAGGTGATGGAGGTGGGCGAGGTGAGCTCGCCACGCAGCACCCGGTCGCACAGCACGGGGGCGTCCGTGTTGGACACCCGGTGGGTGAAGAGCAGCGCGGTGGAGGCGAGGTTCACCGGGGCCAGTCCCGTGACGGTGAGCTGGGTGCCCGTCATCTTCCCCGTGGTGCCCCGGGTGACGTGGATGTCCGGCGACTCCACGGCCTGGACCGAGGCCTTCCACCCGCTGTTGCACCCCATGCTGAAGGCCAGCTCCACCTGGCTCGCCGAGGTGAGCCGGGCGGTGAAGAAGTCATCGTCCCCCAGGGTGGTGCCCCCCTGCTCGGAGCTGACAAGCAGGAAGGTGCGCTCCGGATTCACGATGGACTTCAGGGGAATCGTCGTGACGGAGCCCCTGCAAACAGCCGACAGGTGCTGGACCTGGAGGGAGGGGCGCTCCACCGTTTGCCACTGGAGCTCGACTTCGGTCCCATCATCATTGCGGCTGCACGTGATGGCGTCCTTGGACGCCAGCTCACACCGCACGCTGGAGGTGTTGGGATCGTTGTCGTCGGAGATGGCCTGGAAGAACAGCATCGTCTT
This window encodes:
- a CDS encoding vWA domain-containing protein; translation: MSLKFLVRPFLAAALATSVFSAPQALAEEAPAAAQKAAPPQIEVVFVLDTTGSMGSLLEGAKQKIFSIASRIATGKPTPRLKVGLVAYRDVGDEYVTKRFDLSEDLDTVFTHLRQLRADGGGDSPEHVGRGLGEAVSKMSWSSGRETMKVIFLVGDAPPASREQAWNFQQWSKAAKERRIVVNTVRCGSDGETEKAWKAVAKLTDGTFDSIDSSGGMLAVATPYDAELAEVNGQIAGKTLYTGTAAVQAENRGRAEQMAALPAESAAERISYMKKARAKGTLGAGAVSSAPTAVGGAVDLVEKPEMLTGVKDAELPAPLQGLSKQEQAAKVKTLVAERKALEERAAKLAAERDTWRQKNVTETSASFDDNVMKSVRKQAAGYGVAY